One Lutzomyia longipalpis isolate SR_M1_2022 chromosome 4, ASM2433408v1 DNA segment encodes these proteins:
- the LOC129794507 gene encoding 15-hydroxyprostaglandin dehydrogenase [NAD(+)]-like: protein MVFPWGNSALVTGATGGVGQAICEQLLKYGIEDLAVVDLSAKEPSIVGKWRQKYSNTSITYFSVDVSCQDDLQRCYETFVKGIKSLDIVVNCAGIFNENHPRKMVEVNLCGTIGSTLLAMEYMRMDGEKGRGGVVANISSIAGILPMSRAPTYSATKHAIVAFTRSLALGHNDKGIRFLTLCPGGVLTPLLLSMKFLDLKTIELFKIFKTFRIQSARSVSQAVVSIIECGENGSVWIIKNGKLTEYTKHQINI from the exons ATGGTGTTTCCTTGGGGCAACAGTGCTTTAGTTACTGGAGCCACTGGTGGAGTTGGACAAGCAATTTGTGAGCAATTACTCAAATATGGAATAGAGGATCTCGCGGTGGTGGATCTCAGTGCAAAAGAACCATCAATTGTGGGGAAATGGAGACAAAAGTATTCAAATACCTCCATAACGTACTTTAGTGTTGATGTGAGTTGCCAGGATGATCTTCAGCGTTGCTATGAAACTTTTGTGAAAGGCATCAAAAGTCTGGATATTGTTGTGAATTGTGcgggaattttcaatgagaatcATCCGAGAAAAATGGTTGAGGTGAATCTGTGTGGAACAATTGGATCAACACTTCTGGCTATGGAGTACATGAGGATGGATGGGGAAAAGGGAAGGGGTGGTGTTGTGGCCAATATCTCATCCATCGCAGGGATTCTTCCTATGAGTAGAGCTCCAACGTATAGCGCTACAAAACACGCCATTGTTGCTTTTACGCGATCCCTAGCACTGGGGCACAATGACAAAGGGATAAGATTTCTCACTCTCTGTCCAGGAGGTGTACTGACACCATTATTGCTGAGTATGAAGTTCTTGGATTTGAAGACTATTGAactcttcaaaatattcaaaacgtTTAGAATTCAAAG CGCAAGGAGTGTTTCTCAGGCGGTAGTCAGTATTATAGAATGTGGGGAGAATGGAAGTGTTTGGATCatcaaaaatggaaaattgactGAATATACTAAACATCAgattaatatataa
- the LOC129796030 gene encoding uncharacterized protein LOC129796030 has protein sequence MDVLALMQPLGILAASFVGFVVIFNRRSKKHRSGHYTLPGWNFFLKQRWAERRLRKRFKEEDPGEEFFISHPDDEVHAIEKDIGVESLQFYGTDSQGNELLVKISRRKGRVADVILSLRLESGETLTLPQHPDTRISSANTEEAFEAAGLRYECLVPNSNWRITFAGYLRREIRKTWSAEVHDDDLIFVRFNFIWGAANEPLSWPWNWSPKMMASALATEPWLDGKWINMVPMSIQGVDQFGSLRGQITIGESAPKEVVLPGIREKRWGIERTDYIHRTANFLVSCYDGLIFTLNTKSFSKGLTHVQSGLVRLPCGEVYPIDWSDFHISTLAEHPASLPRGFTFRFSGAGRTFTVVLHFLPEKILPLQGGRPLEWFSHHVPFEVTVNGIPGRGSVQLHYPESYMDISLPHQREEPRIRKLRYKEIKPNPGKLVVRLSDIDAQSVAVAGGKGASLALLTCATDNGTFSVPMGFVVTSSAYRQQMNGDQDLGRLLDRLVGICGEEIKGNLREVCEEVVAKIQSMDVKMQIRLAIEEVLGGIIQSECEENSGDFEIVREMRYAIRSSGISEDGSDASAAGQNETFLGVSTVDEIHRSIVKCWASLYTYQSVQYRRQNIQPIITEMAVVVQQMVAADVAGVLFTRHPSTGNPSHVLITSNYGLGESVVSGEVDPDVFVVKRNYHDTKFTLVETKVGKKGYKIKMASNGQEVEKIPLDEDVQTSTTLSEKLIQKFTEIGVRLEKMYGNPRDIEWATFDGKIYLLQSRPITTLDAFTDWELAHEFDYPIMSPQDARSTANVQEVFPGCTAPLSLFTVAKMIDEASFTGATGLKASTRLFNVFWITMYQLGFEMYNLFLRQPDEKISMLHKVFGMAVLGRDFITKEVLSIGIHRRGITGNWIKFKMMVKTIVQFFNNGSRSARGVSLTNSFRNEYSPESLERFSTASELYEDITKNMVQLYEMSGIHGIVSQVSVLSQVVLMMIMVEGAESFTEDHFNDLAIVLKCSKEVESAEIPKSLAEIGRIIYTTGKAEEFHKIPPKDAIGWLERNCREAHKLFVEFIAKNHHRGLKEFDLATETWGMRPEIVIEMIQANVRFGKAPTAAVTEDSRDIVDQLRSPKKGLSKFFLRRLVSLLKKSVQRRELSKSNLIAVVNEFRMGFRHLGRLMVAEGRLPDFHLIFYLVPAEIERLLRRRDARIVHKASRRRRLLTQWEHIQFPELATGIPRPINHQATTPPDGGECIVQGTTVYPGLITARACAIKSFAEVDQIQSGDILITYSTDIGWSPYFPMLSAVVTEIGGLISHGAVVAREYGLPCIVAARGSTDYFRTGDMVTLDAGRGVIFRTESAHS, from the exons ATGGATGTGCTTGCTCTTATGCAACCACTTGGAATTTTGGCTGCATCATTCGTGGGTTTCGTCGTTATCTTCAATAGACGCTCCAAGAAGCATCGTAGTGGACACTACACGCTACCAGGgtggaatttcttcttgaaacAGCGCTGGGCAGAAAGGAGACTCCGAAAGAGGTTTAAGGAGGAAGATCCCGGTGAAGAATTCTTCATCAGCCATCCCGATGATGAGGTACATGCCATTGAGAAGGACATCGGTGTTGAAAGTTTACAATTTTACGGAACTGACTCGCAGGGGAATGAGCttcttgtaaaaatttcaCGGAGAAAAGGTCGTGTAGCTGATGTAATTTTGAGTCTTCGTCTCGAAAGTGGGGAAACTCTGACGCTGCCCCAGCATCCCGATACGAGGATCTCCAGTGCAAACACCGAGGAAGCTTTCGAAGCAGCTGGTCTGCGATATGAGTGCCTTGTACCGAATTCCAACTGGCGAATTACCTTTGCTGGCTACCTGAGGCGTGAGATAAGAAAGACATGGTCCGCTGAAGTACATGACGATGATTTGATCTTCGTGCGATTCAACTTTATCTGGGGTGCTGCCAATGAACCCCTTTCATGGCCATGGAACTGGAGTCCAAAGATGATGGCTTCGGCACTTGCCACAGAGCCATGGCTCGATGGCAAGTGGATCAATATGGTGCCAATGAGTATTCAGGGTGTTGATCAGTTTGGATCTCTACGGGGGCAGATCACAATTGGCGAAAGTGCCCCAAAAGAGGTGGTACTTCCGGGAATTCGTGAAAAACGTTGGGGCATCGAGAGAACAGACTACATCCACCGTACTGCAAATTTCCTCGTTTCCTGCTACGATGGGCTAATTTTTACCCTAAATACGAAAAGTTTTAGCAAAGGACTCACGCA CGTTCAATCAGGACTGGTGCGTCTACCCTGTGGGGAAGTTTATCCCATCGACTGGAGTGATTTCCACATTTCAACTCTTGCTGAGCATCCAGCAAGTCTCCCAAGAGGCTTCACGTTCAGATTTTCCG GTGCTGGGAGAACTTTCACTGTAGTTTTGCACTTTCTTCCTGAGAAAATTCTCCCTCTCCAGGGTGGTCGTCCACTAGAGTGGTTCTCACACCATGTTCCATTTGAGGTCACTGTAAATGGGATTCCTGGACGAGGGAGTGTACAACTCCACTACCCCGAATCATATATGGACATTAGTCTACCGCATCAACGTGAAGAACCGCGCATCCGGAAGCTGAGgtacaaagaaataaaacccAATCCGGGAAAACTCGTGGTACGGCTATCCGATATAGATGCCCAGAGTGTTGCTGTAGCAGGGGGAAAGGGTGCTAGCTTAGCATTGCTaacatgtgccacagacaatgGCACATTTAGCGTTCCAATGGGATTTGTGGTAACATCATCAGCATATCGGCAACAGATGAATGGTGATCAAGACCTAGGACGACTGCTGGATAGACTTGTGGGAATTTGTGGGGAAGAAATCAAAGGGAACCTCCGAGAAGTTTGTGAGGAAGTTGTTGCAAAAATCCAAAGTATGGACGTAAAGATGCAAATTCGTCTTGCAATTGAGGAAGTACTCGGTGGGATAATACAGAGTGAATGTGAGGAGAATTCTGGGGATTTTGAAATTGTCCGGGAGATGAGGTATGCTATTCGAAGTAGTGGTATAAGTGAGGATGGTAGTGATGCTTCCGCAGCTGGTCAGAATGAAACCTTCCTTGGTGTGTCGACTGTTGATGAAATCCATCGTTCAATCGTCAAGTGTTGGGCCTCCCTGTACACGTACCAGAGTGTCCAGTACCGACGACAGAATATCCAACCAATCATTACAGAAATGGCCGTGGTTGTTCAGCAAATGGTAGCTGCTGATGTAGCAGGTGTCCTATTTACGCGGCACCCGTCAACTGGAAATCCCAGTCATGTGCTCATTACATCAAACTACGGCCTAGGCGAATCCGTGGTATCTGGTGAAGTTGATCCGGATGTCTTTGTCGTGAAGCGTAACTACCACGACACGAAATTCACATTGGTAGAGACAAAAGTTGGGAAGAAAGGATATAAGATCAAGATGGCATCAAATGGACAAGAAGTTGAAAAGATTCCCCTCGACGAGGATGTTCAGACATCAACTACCTTGAGTGAGAAACTTATTCAGAAATTTACGGAAATTGGTGTGAGGCTggaaaaaatgtatgggaatcCAAGAGATATTGAATGGGCAACATTTGAT gggaAAATTTACCTCCTTCAATCGCGTCCTATTACAACGTTGGATGCTTTCACGGATTGGGAGCTGGCTCATGAATTTGATTATCCCATAATGAGTCCACAGGATGCAAGATCGACGGCCAATGTACAGGAAGTTTTTCCCGGATGCACCGCTCCACTTTCCCTCTTCACTGTAGCCAAAATGATTGATGAGGCTAGTTTTACAGGTGCCACAGGTCTCAAAGCTTCCACGCGGTTGTTCAA TGTCTTTTGGATAACCATGTACCAGTTGGGCTTTGAAATGTACAATTTATTCCTACGGCAGCCCGACGAAAAAATTAGCATGCTCCACAAAGTATTCGGGATGGCTGTTCTTGGGCGGGATTTTATCACCAAAGAAGTTCTCag tATTGGGATTCATCGAAGAGGAATCACTGGGAATTGgataaagtttaaaatgatGGTAAAGACCATCGTTCAGTTCTTCAATAATGGCAGCAGATCCGCCAGAGGGGTGTCCTTGACAAACTCATTCCGCAATGAATATTCCCCAGAAAGTCTTGAGAGATTCTCCACGGCTAGTGAACTCTACGAGGACATCACGAAGAATATGGTGCAACTGTATGAAATGTCTGGAATTCATGGCATTGTCTCCCAGGTTTCTGTGCTGTCACAGGTGGTGCTAATGATGATCATGGTGGAGGGAGCTGAATCATTCACCGAAGATCACTTCAATGATTTAGCAATTGTGCTCAAGTGCAGCAAAGAGGTGGAATCTGCAGAAATTCCCAAAAGTTTAGCTGAAATTGGACGTATTATCTACACAACTGGAAAAGCAGAGGAGTTCCACAAAATCCCACCGAAGGATGCAATTGGCTGGCTCGAACGAAACTGCCGGGAAGCTCATAAAttatttgtggaatttattgCCAAGAATCATCATCGAGGTCTCAAGGAATTCGATCTCGCCACAGAGACATGGGGAATGCGGCCGGAGATTGTCATTGAGATGATCCAAGCCAATGTACGCTTTGGAAAGGCTCCCACAGCAGCTGTTACCGAGGATAGTCGTGATATTGTAGATCAGTTGCGATCACCCAAGAAGGGACTCAGTAAATTCTTCCTACGACGTCTCGTGAGTCTTCTCAAGAAGTCCGTTCAACGCCGCGAATTATCCAAGAGCAACCTAATAGCCGTTGTGAATGAATTTCGAATGGGTTTCCGGCACTTGGGACGTCTTATGGTTGCCGAGGGGCGCCTACCGGATTTCCATTTGATATTCTACCTTGTTCCTGCGGAAATTGAAAGGCTTCTCCGGCGCCGGGATGCACGTATTGTACATAAAGCCTCACGCAGACGACGATTGCTCACCCAATGGGAGCATATTCAGTTCCCAGAACTCGCCACAGGGATTCCACGCCCCATAAATCATCAAGCTACAACACCACCAGATGGTGGTGAATGTATTGTACAAGGAACAACAGTCTACCCTGGACTAATCACTGCTCGTGCCTGTGCAATTAAGAGTTTCGCCGAAGTGGATCAAATTCAATCTGGCGACATTCTCATTACCTACAGCACTGATATCGGATGGAGCCCCTATTTTCCCATGCTGAGTGCCGTTGTGACGGAAATCGGTGGACTAATTTCCCATGGAGCTGTTGTAGCCAGAGAATATGGTCTACCGTGTATTGTGGCTGCTCGAGGGTCAACAGACTACTTCCGGACAGGTGATATGGTAACACTGGATGCAGGTAGAGGGGTGATCTTTCGAACAGAATCAGCACATTCGTGA
- the LOC129796180 gene encoding luciferin sulfotransferase-like, giving the protein MPLICENIPKGDLVRKAEYLGISDFIRIRHTRRPNVPVADKWCLRSYFLPARYRQSVQTIENYHVRPDDVWVVTFPKCGTTWTQEMVWQICNDLDFEKGKALTLNMRFPYLELGTIVHEKFNMDFLPIVEKIPSPRFIKSHLPAPLLPKEIWSVKPKIIYVARNAKDTAISFYHHYRNLQQYRGSFSDFMDIFLNDATIYAPYDSHIIDFWNMRNEENILFITYEEMKKDHPNVIRRVADFLGKSLTDEQVETLADHLTFDKMSKNESVNFEEERKTFDKMFNMKHDQKDNDYNFIRKGKVGSYREEMTPEMIERFDAWIQERMEKYQVDPELLEVFIPTKEVNGANGV; this is encoded by the exons ATGCCTCTAATCTGTGAAAATATTCCCAAAGGGGATTTAGTGCGAAAGGCGGAGTACCTTGGAATAAGCGATTTTATTCGGATCCGCCATACACGTCGTCCCAATGTCCCTGTTGCTGATAAATGGTGCCTCAGATCGTACTTTTTGCCCGCCAGGTATCGTCAGAGTGTTCAAACCATTGAGAACTACCATGTTCGTCCTGATGATGTGTGGGTGGTTACATTCCCAAAATGCGGTACAACCTGGACGCAGGAGATGGTGTGGCAGATTTGCAATGATTTGGATTTTGAGAAAGGAAAAGCTCTTACACTAAACATGAGATTCCCTTATCTTGA ATTAGGTACAATTgtacatgaaaaattcaatatggatTTCCTTCcaattgtggaaaaaatccCCTCGCCTCGTTTCATCAAGAGCCACCTTCCTGCTCCACTCTTGCCCAAGGAAATCTGGTCCGTTAAACCGAAAATTATCTATGTTGCAAGGAATGCTAAGGATACCGCTATTTCCTTCTACCATCACTACAGAAATCTTCAACAATATCGTGGCTCCTTCAGTGATTTCAtggatattttcctcaatgatGCCA caatttatGCTCCATACGATTCGCACATAATTGATTTCTGGAACATGAGGAATGAAGAGAATATTCTCTTCATTACCTATGAGGAAATGAAAAAGGATCATCCAAATGTAATCAGAAGGGTTGCAGATTTTCTCGGAAAATCACTCACAGATGAGCAAGTAGAAACCCTGGCTGATCATCTTACATTTGATAAAATGTCTA AGAATGAGTCAGTCAACTTCGAGGAAGAAAGGAAGACCTTTGATAAGATGTTTAATATGAAACATGATCAAAAGGACAACGATTACAACTTCATCCGAAAAGGAAAAGTCGGGTCGTACCGTGAAGAAATGACACCAGAAATGATTGAAAGGTTCGATGCGTGGATTCAGGAGaggatggaaaaatatcaagTTGATCCTGAACTACTTGAAGTTTTCATTCCTACTAAGGAAGTAAATGGAGCAAATGGAgtataa
- the LOC129796183 gene encoding luciferin sulfotransferase-like — protein MSFIYERVLDEEFKKKAEYFGISEFIKIQTNSDVSVAKKWCPQSYFFPSKYREICQDILNFKVRPDDVWVVTFPKCGTTWTQEMVWQICNDLDFGKGKSINLNTRFPFLELEGIASSELKFDTVEFTKNLASPRLIKSHLPAPLLPKEIWTVKPKIVYVARNVKDAAISYFHHYRSLQGYKFSFTDFLDVFLNDAVIYAPYHTHIVDFWNMRNEENILFITYEEMKKNHPEVIRRVAEFLEKPLTDEQITNLADHLKFDNMTKNASVNFEEELNYIQKVIKKKKENDYNFIRKGKVGSYHDEMTPELIAKFDTWIEERMVQYQMDPHLREIFITNKESGFKSSEK, from the exons ATGTCGTTCATTTACGAGAGAGTTCTCGatgaggaatttaaaaaaaaggcagAATATTTCGGAATCAgtgaattcattaaaattcaaacgaaCTCTGATGTGTCTGTAGCTAAGAAATGGTGCCCCCAATCATATTTCTTCCCATCTAAGTATCGCGAAATTTGTCAAGATATTTTGAACTTCAAAGTACGTCCTGATGATGTGTGGGTAGTTACATTCCCAAAATGTGGAACAACCTGGACGCAGGAGATGGTGTGGCAAATTTGCAACGATTTGGATTTTGGAAAGGGAAAATCCATCAATCTCAACACGAGATTTCCTTTCCTTGA ATTAGAAGGTATTGCAAGTAGTGAGCTTAAATTTGACACTGTGgaatttacaaagaatttaGCATCACCACGTCTTATTAAAAGTCACCTCCCTGCTCCACTCCTGCCCAAAGAAATTTGGACAGTTAAGCCTAAGATCGTTTATGTTGCTCGCAATGTCAAAGACGCTGCTATTTCATACTTTCATCACTATAGAAGTCTTCAaggatataaattttcttttactgatTTCCTTGATGTTTTCCTGAATGATGCTG TTATTTATGCCCCATATCACACCCACATTGTTGATTTCTGGAACATGAGGAACGAAGAGAATATTCTCTTCATCACATatgaagaaatgaagaaaaaccaTCCAGAGGTAATTAGAAGGGTTGCAGAATTCCTGGAAAAACCTCTTACAGATGAACAGATAACGAACCTGGCTGATCATCTTAAGTTCGACAATATGACGA aaaatgCATCAGTGAACTTCGAAGAAGAGCTGAATTACATACAAAAAGtcataaagaagaaaaaggaaaatgattaCAATTTTATTAGGAAAGGAAAAGTCGGATCGTACCATGATGAAATGACCCCAGAATTGATTGCGAAATTCGACACATGGATTGAGGAAAGAATGGTTCAATACCAGATGGATCCTCATCTtcgagaaatttttattaccaaCAAAGAATCTGGTTTCAAAAGTAGCGAGAAATGa